A window of the Halopseudomonas phragmitis genome harbors these coding sequences:
- a CDS encoding FAD-binding and (Fe-S)-binding domain-containing protein, which translates to MSLPADFLAATRHLIPAERLFDDPLSTLAFGTDASFYRLIPQLVVRVESETEVIALLRLANSHQVPVTFRAAGTSLSGQAISDSVLIVLGDHWNGREIRHGGAQIRLQPGVIGAAANAVLAPLGRKIGPDPASINAAKIGGIVANNSSGMCCGTAQNSYHTLAGLRLVLADGSLLDTEDPASVAAFRRSHAPLLAQLDELARQTRANSELASRIRHKYRLKNTTGLSLNALVDFTDPLDILSHLMVGSEGTLGFISAVTYDTVPEHPHKASALLVFPDVESCCRAVPLLKQQPVSAVELLDRRSLRSVESMPGMPEWVGTLSAGACALLIETRASGAELLSEQIERIMASVAQFPREKQVDFSTDPKVYNQLWKIRKDTFPAVGAVRATGTTVIIEDVTFPVEVLAEGVNRLLALFDKHGYAEAIIFGHALEGNLHFVFTQGFDSETEKGRYEAFMQDVAQLVAVEFAGALKAEHGTGRNMAPFVELEWGREAYQLMWAIKRLLDPQGILNPDVVLSDDPQIHLKNLKSLPAANAIVDKCIECGFCEPVCPSNGLTLTPRQRIVIWRDIQARKCAGIDTRELEAAFQHQGIDSCAATGLCAQRCPVGINTGDLVRELRAGQARHPGRADWLAGHFATTLKGARLSLMLAGMAQRLLGAPRLLKLSRSARRWSGERLPQWTPAMPQALRWVEPPPVRATDKPKVVYLPACISRVMGPAAGSDEPVSLFDKTCALLEKAGFEVIFPAGLDELCCGQPFASKGYLEQGERKREELLAALLAASEQGRYPIYCDTSPCTLRLVQGMPDARLNLYDPVRFIREHLLERLAFEPIDTPVAVHVTCSTQHLGEAEALLAVARRCSTQVVVPEGIHCCGFAGDKGFSLPALNDHALRSLKSAVQHCELGVSTSRTCEIGLSSHSGIDYRGLVYLVDRVTRPIA; encoded by the coding sequence ATGAGCCTGCCCGCCGACTTTCTCGCTGCTACCCGGCATCTGATCCCCGCCGAGCGGCTGTTCGACGATCCGCTCTCGACCCTGGCGTTCGGTACCGACGCCAGCTTTTACCGGCTGATTCCTCAACTGGTAGTGCGGGTCGAGTCCGAAACTGAGGTGATCGCGTTACTACGTCTGGCGAACAGTCACCAGGTGCCGGTGACCTTCCGCGCCGCAGGCACCAGCCTGTCCGGGCAGGCGATCAGCGATTCAGTACTGATCGTGCTGGGCGATCACTGGAACGGCCGCGAAATCCGTCATGGCGGTGCGCAGATCCGTCTGCAGCCGGGTGTGATCGGTGCGGCGGCGAACGCCGTGCTGGCGCCGCTGGGACGCAAGATCGGTCCGGACCCAGCCTCGATCAACGCAGCCAAGATTGGCGGTATCGTCGCCAACAATTCCAGCGGCATGTGTTGCGGTACCGCACAGAACAGCTACCACACCCTGGCCGGGCTGCGCCTGGTGCTGGCTGATGGTAGCTTGCTGGACACCGAAGACCCGGCCAGTGTTGCTGCCTTTCGGCGCAGTCATGCGCCGCTGCTGGCGCAACTGGACGAGCTGGCGCGCCAGACCCGGGCCAACAGCGAGTTGGCCAGCCGCATTCGCCACAAGTACCGGCTGAAGAACACCACCGGGCTGTCGCTCAATGCGCTGGTCGATTTCACCGACCCATTGGATATTCTCAGCCACCTGATGGTCGGCTCCGAAGGCACTCTGGGGTTTATCAGTGCAGTGACCTACGACACCGTACCCGAGCACCCGCACAAGGCCAGTGCGCTGCTGGTGTTTCCCGATGTCGAGAGCTGCTGCCGGGCGGTGCCGCTGCTCAAACAGCAGCCGGTATCAGCAGTGGAGTTGCTTGATCGCCGCAGTCTGCGCTCGGTCGAGAGCATGCCGGGCATGCCTGAGTGGGTCGGCACGCTATCCGCCGGCGCCTGCGCGCTGCTGATCGAGACCCGGGCCTCGGGCGCTGAGCTGCTGAGCGAGCAGATCGAGCGGATCATGGCCTCGGTGGCGCAGTTCCCGCGTGAAAAACAGGTGGATTTCAGTACCGACCCCAAGGTCTACAACCAGTTGTGGAAAATCCGCAAGGACACCTTCCCGGCCGTGGGGGCGGTGCGCGCTACCGGCACCACGGTGATCATCGAGGACGTGACCTTTCCGGTCGAGGTTCTGGCTGAGGGCGTCAACCGCCTGCTGGCGCTGTTCGACAAGCATGGTTACGCCGAGGCGATCATCTTCGGCCATGCGCTGGAGGGCAACCTGCACTTTGTCTTCACCCAGGGCTTCGATAGCGAGACGGAAAAAGGCCGCTACGAGGCCTTCATGCAGGATGTGGCGCAACTGGTGGCGGTCGAGTTTGCCGGCGCGCTGAAAGCCGAGCACGGCACGGGGCGCAACATGGCGCCGTTTGTCGAACTGGAGTGGGGCCGCGAGGCCTATCAGCTGATGTGGGCGATCAAGCGTCTGCTCGACCCGCAGGGCATTCTCAATCCTGATGTGGTGCTGTCTGACGATCCGCAGATTCACCTGAAAAACCTCAAGTCTTTGCCGGCGGCCAATGCCATCGTCGACAAGTGTATCGAGTGCGGCTTCTGCGAGCCGGTGTGCCCGAGCAACGGCCTGACTCTGACGCCGCGTCAGCGCATTGTCATCTGGCGTGACATTCAGGCGCGTAAGTGTGCCGGCATCGATACCCGCGAGCTGGAAGCGGCGTTTCAGCATCAGGGCATCGACAGTTGCGCGGCTACCGGTCTGTGCGCCCAGCGCTGCCCGGTGGGGATCAATACCGGTGACCTGGTGCGTGAACTGCGCGCCGGGCAGGCCCGGCATCCGGGCCGCGCCGACTGGTTAGCCGGACATTTCGCTACAACGCTTAAGGGCGCGCGTCTGAGCCTGATGCTGGCTGGTATGGCGCAGCGGTTGTTGGGAGCGCCGCGGTTACTCAAGCTCAGCCGTAGTGCGCGACGCTGGTCTGGGGAGCGACTGCCACAGTGGACCCCGGCCATGCCGCAGGCGCTGCGCTGGGTCGAGCCGCCGCCGGTTCGGGCGACGGACAAACCCAAGGTGGTCTATCTGCCGGCCTGCATCTCGCGGGTCATGGGGCCGGCGGCGGGCAGTGACGAGCCTGTGTCGCTGTTCGACAAGACCTGTGCATTACTGGAGAAGGCGGGCTTTGAGGTGATTTTCCCGGCTGGGCTGGATGAGTTGTGCTGCGGTCAGCCGTTCGCCTCCAAGGGGTATCTCGAGCAGGGCGAGCGCAAGCGCGAAGAATTGCTGGCAGCGTTGCTGGCGGCCAGCGAACAGGGTCGTTATCCGATCTATTGCGATACCAGTCCCTGTACCCTGCGGTTGGTGCAGGGCATGCCGGATGCGCGGCTCAACCTGTACGATCCGGTGCGCTTTATTCGCGAGCACCTGCTTGAGCGGCTGGCGTTTGAGCCAATCGACACCCCGGTGGCGGTGCATGTGACCTGCAGCACCCAACACCTGGGCGAGGCCGAGGCGCTGCTGGCAGTTGCCCGGCGCTGCAGCACCCAGGTAGTAGTGCCGGAAGGGATTCATTGCTGCGGCTTTGCCGGCGATAAAGGCTTCAGCCTGCCGGCACTCAACGACCACGCCCTGCGCAGTCTCAAGTCGGCGGTGCAGCACTGCGAGCTGGGGGTGTCGACCAGCCGTACCTGCGAGATCGGGCTGAGCAGCCACAGCGGTATCGATTATCGCGGGCTGGTATATCTGGTTGACCGGGTGACGCGGCCCATTGCCTGA
- a CDS encoding lysophospholipid acyltransferase family protein, with protein MPFLQRLPKILFFLLIVRPVVYLMLGLNVMQREKLPTQGPAILAANHNSHLDTLVLMSLYPLSALARLRPVAAADYFLRNRFTTWLSLNLIGIIPLDRQGQVDKDKVFEQCQQALADGQILLLFPEGSRGDPEQLQPLRKGIYHLARSYPGTRVTPIALHGLGKALPKGGSMIVPFNCDAVVGEALETGEDCEAFMGELQTALEALLAQCITRREALEE; from the coding sequence ATGCCTTTTCTGCAACGTCTGCCGAAGATCCTGTTCTTCCTGCTGATCGTGCGCCCGGTGGTCTACCTGATGCTCGGCCTCAACGTGATGCAGCGCGAGAAACTGCCTACCCAGGGGCCGGCGATCCTGGCCGCCAACCACAACAGCCACCTGGACACCCTGGTGCTGATGTCGCTGTACCCGCTGTCAGCCCTGGCACGCCTGCGCCCGGTGGCGGCCGCCGACTATTTTCTGCGCAACCGCTTCACCACCTGGCTGTCACTCAACCTGATCGGCATCATCCCGCTGGATCGTCAGGGTCAGGTCGACAAGGACAAGGTGTTCGAACAGTGCCAGCAGGCCTTGGCCGACGGCCAGATCCTGCTGCTGTTCCCCGAGGGTAGCCGCGGCGACCCGGAGCAGTTGCAGCCGCTGCGCAAGGGCATCTACCACCTGGCACGCAGCTATCCCGGCACCCGGGTCACGCCAATTGCCCTGCACGGACTGGGCAAGGCCCTGCCCAAGGGCGGGTCGATGATCGTCCCGTTCAACTGCGATGCCGTGGTCGGCGAGGCGCTGGAAACCGGCGAGGATTGCGAAGCCTTCATGGGCGAGTTGCAAACCGCCCTGGAAGCCCTGCTGGCCCAGTGCATTACCCGCCGCGAGGCGCTGGAAGAATAG
- a CDS encoding phosphatidate cytidylyltransferase — MDIGLPFMLELTPNTLTAMLLVLAMLVIASLSQWLLSSRLSADAHQELRQRINSWWIMVLVVFTALMIGRTASLIFFTILSFIALREFFSILPVRLTDRRLILALYLMIPVHYYWIATDWYGMFTIFIPVYLFLMIPFGLLLLGETKGFIRAVASYQWAVMTTVFAISHVAYLLMLPAENNPAGGGVGLVLYLVFLTQFNDVAQYIWGKTFGNRKIVPGISPNKTWEGFLGGIATTTLLGALLAPWLTPLLWWQGLFAGLLIGVAGFVGDLTVSAVKRDLRIKDTGRLIPGHGGILDRIDSLMYTAPLFFHFLRYTAY, encoded by the coding sequence ATGGATATCGGCTTGCCGTTCATGCTCGAACTGACACCCAACACCCTCACCGCCATGCTACTGGTGCTGGCCATGCTGGTGATCGCCTCACTCAGCCAGTGGCTGCTGAGCAGCCGCCTGAGCGCCGACGCGCACCAGGAATTGCGCCAGCGCATCAACTCCTGGTGGATCATGGTGCTGGTGGTGTTTACCGCTCTGATGATTGGCCGCACCGCCTCGCTGATCTTCTTCACCATCCTCAGCTTCATCGCCCTGCGTGAGTTCTTCTCGATCCTGCCGGTACGGCTGACCGATCGTCGGCTGATTCTGGCGCTGTACCTGATGATCCCGGTGCACTACTACTGGATCGCCACCGACTGGTACGGCATGTTCACCATCTTCATTCCGGTCTACCTGTTCCTGATGATCCCCTTCGGCTTGCTGCTGCTGGGTGAGACCAAAGGCTTCATCCGCGCGGTGGCCTCGTATCAGTGGGCGGTGATGACCACAGTGTTCGCCATCAGTCACGTAGCCTACCTGCTGATGCTGCCGGCGGAGAACAACCCGGCTGGCGGCGGTGTCGGCCTGGTGCTGTATCTGGTGTTCCTGACCCAGTTCAATGATGTCGCCCAGTACATCTGGGGCAAGACCTTCGGCAACCGCAAGATCGTCCCTGGCATCAGCCCGAACAAGACCTGGGAAGGTTTTCTTGGCGGCATCGCCACCACCACTTTGCTCGGCGCTCTACTGGCCCCGTGGCTCACCCCGCTGCTGTGGTGGCAAGGCCTGTTCGCCGGCTTGCTGATCGGGGTCGCCGGTTTCGTTGGTGACCTGACCGTCTCGGCGGTCAAACGCGACCTGCGGATCAAGGACACCGGCCGTCTGATTCCCGGCCACGGCGGTATTCTCGATCGTATCGACAGCCTGATGTATACCGCGCCGCTGTTCTTCCACTTCCTGCGTTACACGGCGTACTGA
- a CDS encoding CDP-alcohol phosphatidyltransferase family protein produces the protein MSEASNRRPLKIRDQRIMNRIAAWLSQRQVTPNQISVLSVLFAAAGGAALIAAGYSSGGLWSLWLVLAALMIQCRLLCNLFDGMVAMEGGKQTPAGELFNDVPDRIADPLLIVACGFALPEYPSAMWLAWLGALLAVMTAYIRVLGVSLGLPADFRGPMAKQQRMALLTLACLASALEFLWDGNGQILWVALIVLVAGSALTCVRRLLSAYQQLNQGA, from the coding sequence ATGAGTGAAGCGTCCAATCGCCGTCCGCTGAAGATTCGCGACCAGCGGATCATGAACCGTATCGCCGCCTGGCTCAGCCAACGCCAGGTGACCCCGAACCAGATTTCCGTGCTCAGCGTGCTGTTCGCCGCTGCTGGTGGCGCCGCGCTGATCGCCGCCGGATACAGCAGCGGCGGCCTGTGGTCCCTGTGGCTGGTGCTGGCGGCGTTGATGATCCAGTGCCGGCTGCTGTGTAACCTGTTCGACGGCATGGTGGCAATGGAAGGCGGCAAGCAAACCCCGGCTGGCGAGCTGTTCAACGACGTGCCTGATCGCATCGCCGATCCACTGCTAATCGTCGCCTGCGGCTTCGCCCTGCCGGAATATCCCTCGGCCATGTGGCTGGCCTGGCTTGGCGCACTGCTGGCGGTGATGACAGCCTACATCCGGGTACTCGGCGTATCGCTGGGCCTGCCGGCTGATTTTCGCGGGCCGATGGCCAAGCAACAGCGCATGGCCCTGCTGACCCTGGCCTGCCTGGCCTCGGCGCTGGAGTTTCTCTGGGACGGCAATGGCCAGATCCTCTGGGTCGCGCTGATCGTGCTGGTCGCCGGCAGCGCCCTGACCTGTGTGCGCCGGCTGCTGAGCGCCTATCAACAACTGAACCAGGGAGCCTGA
- a CDS encoding DUF3617 family protein — protein sequence MRVLILATSLLTLSLVQAHAQTLSPLPEPGLWRSEATTLVNGQDVIAAMREAQKQMLSSLPEEYRLAMEEMMGGTDDLAVEMQCITAEDASSLIDPASLMAEMREEMPNCNMQISQDGASRLRFTGHCEPGADDGFVGDVQGELLMVSNREMRSSFTGKGRLNIDTDDIPPGMEGLESGPLDIRQTEVSVWVGSDCGELAEM from the coding sequence GTGCGTGTACTGATCCTTGCAACCTCGCTGCTGACGCTGAGTCTTGTCCAGGCCCATGCCCAGACCTTGTCGCCTTTGCCGGAACCCGGTCTGTGGCGCAGTGAGGCTACTACCCTGGTCAATGGCCAGGATGTTATCGCGGCCATGCGCGAGGCCCAGAAGCAAATGCTTAGCAGCCTGCCGGAAGAGTATCGGCTGGCGATGGAAGAAATGATGGGCGGTACCGACGATCTGGCGGTGGAGATGCAATGCATCACCGCTGAGGATGCCTCCAGCCTGATCGATCCGGCCTCGCTGATGGCGGAGATGCGCGAGGAAATGCCCAACTGCAATATGCAGATCAGTCAGGATGGGGCTTCCCGGTTGCGCTTTACCGGGCACTGCGAGCCGGGTGCCGATGATGGTTTTGTGGGCGACGTCCAAGGTGAACTGTTGATGGTCAGCAACCGGGAGATGCGTTCCAGTTTCACCGGCAAGGGGCGGCTCAATATCGACACTGATGATATTCCGCCAGGCATGGAAGGGCTGGAGAGCGGCCCGCTGGATATCCGTCAGACCGAGGTATCGGTATGGGTTGGCAGTGACTGCGGCGAGTTGGCGGAGATGTGA
- a CDS encoding TMF family protein has protein sequence MRSLLVVMALLFSGAVLAMHCPADMARIDSILQSSPPSDPVVLEQVKALREEGEALHNAGRHSESVKVLGKALQMLEASQ, from the coding sequence ATGCGTTCTTTGCTTGTGGTAATGGCGCTGCTGTTCAGTGGCGCTGTGCTGGCCATGCATTGTCCGGCAGACATGGCCAGAATCGATAGCATTTTGCAGAGCAGCCCGCCCAGCGATCCGGTGGTGCTGGAGCAGGTCAAGGCGTTGCGCGAAGAAGGTGAAGCCTTGCACAACGCCGGCCGTCATAGCGAGTCGGTCAAGGTGCTGGGCAAGGCTTTGCAGATGCTGGAAGCCAGTCAGTAG
- the metF gene encoding methylenetetrahydrofolate reductase [NAD(P)H] — protein MSTHNKAPVSFEFFPTKTDAGHEKLIATAHVLAAHNPEFFSVTYGAGGSTRDRTLNTVLQLDGDVKVPTAPHLSCVGDSKDDLRSLLNQYRDAGIKRIVALRGDLPSGMGQASGELRYANELVEFIRTETGDHFTIEVAAYPEAHPQARNFEDDLANFVRKAKAGADSAITQYFFNADCYFHFVDRVRQAGVDIPIVPGIMPITNYSKLARFSDACGAEIPRWIRKQLEAYGDDSDSIVAFGTDVISDMCQRLLDGGAPGLHFYTLNQAEPSLAVWRNLNK, from the coding sequence ATGAGCACACATAACAAAGCGCCCGTCAGCTTCGAGTTTTTCCCGACCAAGACTGACGCCGGACATGAAAAACTGATTGCCACCGCCCATGTGCTGGCGGCACACAACCCCGAGTTCTTCTCGGTAACCTACGGTGCCGGCGGCTCAACCCGCGACCGCACGCTGAACACCGTGCTGCAACTGGACGGCGACGTAAAAGTGCCGACCGCACCGCACCTGTCCTGCGTCGGCGACAGCAAGGACGACCTGCGCAGCCTGCTCAACCAGTACCGCGATGCCGGCATCAAGCGTATTGTCGCCCTGCGTGGCGACCTGCCCTCAGGCATGGGTCAGGCCTCCGGCGAGCTGCGCTACGCCAACGAACTGGTCGAATTCATCCGCACCGAGACCGGTGATCACTTCACTATTGAAGTCGCCGCCTACCCGGAAGCCCATCCCCAGGCCCGCAACTTCGAGGATGACCTGGCCAACTTCGTGCGCAAGGCCAAGGCCGGCGCCGACAGCGCGATCACCCAGTACTTCTTCAACGCCGACTGCTACTTCCACTTCGTCGACCGGGTCCGCCAGGCCGGCGTGGATATCCCGATCGTGCCCGGCATCATGCCGATTACCAACTACAGCAAGCTGGCGCGCTTCTCCGATGCCTGCGGCGCCGAGATTCCGCGCTGGATCCGCAAGCAACTGGAAGCCTACGGCGATGACAGCGACAGCATCGTCGCCTTCGGCACCGACGTAATCAGCGACATGTGCCAACGCCTGCTCGACGGCGGCGCACCGGGCCTGCACTTTTACACCCTCAATCAGGCCGAACCGAGTCTGGCGGTGTGGCGCAACCTGAACAAGTAA